The following are encoded in a window of Kitasatospora fiedleri genomic DNA:
- a CDS encoding class I SAM-dependent methyltransferase gives MSAPEESDYAVSAEFYDLLQAEGDRRRARRWFAAAAGRARHGIVEFGAGTGLVTEVLLESSGVPVHAVEPAPAMRTVLMSRTAALGADRRARLTVHPGRAEDAGLVEAADLAVAANVVGCVEPAARRALWRTAARALVPGGVLLFDPPPTELPDGAETLTGLGPVRLGTDSYRADITRLPDRGLLRMVFDYRVERAGRAVRHAREEFPMWPAEPAALAAEAAQAGLEFVASPHPELLAARRPSG, from the coding sequence ATGAGCGCCCCCGAGGAGAGCGACTACGCCGTCAGCGCCGAGTTCTACGACCTGCTCCAGGCGGAGGGCGACCGGCGGCGGGCCCGGCGGTGGTTCGCCGCCGCGGCCGGCCGGGCCCGGCACGGGATCGTCGAATTCGGCGCCGGGACCGGGCTCGTCACCGAGGTGCTGCTGGAGTCCTCGGGCGTCCCGGTGCACGCCGTCGAGCCCGCCCCGGCGATGCGGACGGTGCTGATGTCCCGCACGGCGGCGCTGGGCGCGGACCGGCGGGCCCGGCTGACCGTCCACCCGGGCCGGGCCGAGGACGCCGGGCTGGTCGAGGCCGCCGACCTGGCGGTGGCCGCCAACGTGGTCGGCTGCGTCGAACCGGCCGCCCGGCGCGCCCTGTGGCGGACGGCGGCCCGGGCCCTGGTACCCGGGGGAGTCCTGCTGTTCGACCCGCCGCCCACCGAACTCCCCGACGGCGCCGAGACCCTGACCGGCCTCGGCCCGGTCCGGCTGGGCACCGACAGCTACCGGGCGGACATCACCCGGCTGCCCGACCGGGGGCTGCTGCGGATGGTCTTCGACTACCGGGTCGAACGGGCGGGCCGGGCGGTGCGCCACGCCCGGGAGGAGTTCCCGATGTGGCCGGCCGAGCCCGCGGCCCTGGCGGCGGAAGCCGCGCAGGCGGGCCTGGAGTTCGTCGCCTCCCCGCACCCGGAGCTGCTGGCGGCCCGCCGCCCGTCCGGCTGA
- a CDS encoding FMN-binding glutamate synthase family protein — protein sequence MRFLWVALLGCGAAAAVVVASVVSPWWWFLAVPLLLLAAVAVADVVQTRHSVLRNYPVLGHLRFALEDVRPEVQQYFVERNVDGRPFDRDTRSIVYERAKGTDAEEPFGTELDLYEPGREFLVPSLAPVAVPKEAPRVRIGGPDCTRPYDMALLNVSAMSFGSLSANAVLALNTGAAQGGFAHDTGEGGLSEYHLRPGGDLVWELGTGYFGCRTEDGGFDPAQFAEKAAHPQVKCLSLKLGQGAKPGIGGVLPGAKVNAEIAKVRGVPEGKTVISPPYHRVFSTPRELVLFLARMRELADGKPVGFKLCVGSRQQFLAVCKAMLAEGVTPDFIVVDGAEGGTGAAPLEFADHVGMPLTEGLLTVRDALLGTGLRDRIRIGASGKVATGSDLVKRLIQGADYTNAARAMMFAIGCIQAQRCHTNTCPVGVTTQDPRRARALHVGDKSQRVARYQEATVKSALQIMASMGVDDPADLHPRMLRRRLDQQTVRSYADLHPPMAPGRLLDDPPQSWARDWREADPDRFTV from the coding sequence GCTGCTACTGGCGGCGGTGGCGGTCGCGGACGTGGTGCAGACCCGGCACTCGGTGCTGCGCAACTACCCGGTGCTGGGGCACCTGCGGTTCGCGCTGGAGGACGTCCGGCCCGAGGTGCAGCAGTACTTCGTCGAGCGCAACGTGGACGGCCGCCCCTTCGACCGGGACACCCGGAGCATCGTCTACGAGCGGGCCAAGGGCACCGACGCCGAGGAGCCGTTCGGCACCGAGCTGGACCTGTACGAGCCCGGCCGGGAGTTCCTCGTCCCGTCGCTGGCCCCGGTCGCGGTGCCGAAGGAGGCGCCCCGGGTGCGGATCGGCGGCCCGGACTGCACCCGGCCCTACGACATGGCGCTGCTGAACGTCTCCGCGATGAGCTTCGGCTCGCTCTCCGCCAACGCCGTGCTGGCGCTGAACACCGGCGCGGCACAGGGCGGCTTCGCGCACGACACCGGCGAGGGCGGCCTGTCCGAGTACCACCTGCGGCCGGGCGGCGACCTGGTCTGGGAGCTCGGCACCGGCTACTTCGGCTGCCGCACCGAGGACGGCGGCTTCGACCCGGCCCAGTTCGCCGAGAAGGCCGCCCACCCGCAGGTCAAGTGCCTGTCGCTGAAGCTCGGCCAGGGCGCCAAGCCCGGCATCGGCGGGGTGCTGCCCGGCGCGAAGGTCAACGCCGAGATCGCCAAGGTGCGCGGCGTGCCGGAGGGCAAGACGGTCATCTCGCCGCCGTACCACCGGGTCTTCTCCACCCCGCGCGAACTGGTGCTGTTCCTGGCCCGGATGCGGGAGCTGGCGGACGGCAAACCGGTCGGCTTCAAGCTGTGCGTCGGCTCGCGGCAGCAGTTCCTGGCGGTGTGCAAGGCGATGCTGGCGGAGGGCGTCACCCCGGACTTCATCGTGGTCGACGGCGCCGAGGGCGGCACCGGCGCGGCCCCGCTGGAGTTCGCCGACCACGTCGGGATGCCGCTCACCGAGGGCCTGCTCACGGTGCGCGACGCGCTGCTGGGCACCGGCCTGCGGGACCGCATCCGGATCGGCGCCAGCGGCAAGGTCGCCACCGGCAGCGACCTGGTCAAGCGGCTGATCCAGGGCGCCGACTACACCAACGCGGCCCGGGCCATGATGTTCGCGATCGGCTGCATCCAGGCCCAGCGCTGCCACACCAACACCTGCCCGGTCGGCGTCACCACCCAGGACCCGCGCCGGGCCCGGGCCCTGCACGTGGGCGACAAGTCCCAGCGGGTCGCCCGCTACCAGGAGGCGACCGTCAAGAGCGCCCTCCAGATCATGGCCTCGATGGGCGTGGACGACCCGGCCGACCTGCACCCGCGGATGCTGCGCCGCCGCCTGGACCAGCAGACCGTCCGCTCCTATGCCGACCTGCACCCGCCGATGGCCCCGGGCCGCCTGCTGGACGACCCGCCGCAGTCCTGGGCCCGCGACTGGCGCGAGGCCGACCCCGACCGCTTCACCGTCTGA